Proteins from a genomic interval of Rosa chinensis cultivar Old Blush chromosome 2, RchiOBHm-V2, whole genome shotgun sequence:
- the LOC112189695 gene encoding E3 ubiquitin-protein ligase MARCHF8 isoform X1: MQLVLNDGREEDNSECEPILSQSENAQRSSEASSSCEITAVLGDIAVTDEESQNLDVNESSKLVISEQPQCRICLDNEGEDLIAPCHCRGTQKYVHRSCLDNWRSTKEGFAFAHCTECREVFILRANVPPDRWWLRLKFQFLVARDHAFIFIIVQLIVAFLGVMVYKFYGEELREMFGYEEHPYGFYTMAVLAIVLVGLLYGFFIAIICGQRINERHYHVLAKQELTKEYVVEDREDNKNPPELDPNHVTELRMLGLY, encoded by the exons ATGCAATTAGTATTAAATGATGGTCGTGAGGAAGATAATTCGGAGTGTGAGCCCATCTTAAGTCAGTCTGAAAATGCACAAAGATCATCCGAAGCTTCGTCCTCGTGTGAAATTACAGCTGTGCTAGGTGACATTGCTGTTACTGATGAAGAGTCGCAAAATCTAGATGTCAACGAGAGTTCTAAGTTGGTGATTTCAGAGCAACCACAATGCCGTATTTGTCTTGATAATGAAG gagaAGACCTGATTGCTCCATGCCATTGCAGAGGTACCCAGAAATATGTTCATAGATCATGTCTTGATAACTGGAGGTCCACAAAG GAGGGCTTCGCTTTTGCCCATTGTACAGAATGCAGGGAAGTATTCATATTACGAGCTAATGTACCTCCGGATCGCTGGTGGTTGAGACTAAAATTTCAGTTTCTTGTTGCTAGAGACCATGCATTCATTTTTATTATCGTTCAACTG ATTGTGGCATTCTTGGGAGTGATGGTATACAAGTTTTATGGAGAGGAACTACGGGAAATGTTTGGTTATGAAGAGCACCCATATGGGTTTTATACTATGGCTG TCTTAGCTATTGTTTTGGTGGGTTTGCTCTATGGTTTCTTCATAGCCATAATATGTGGACAAAGAATCAATGAACGTCATTATCATGTTCTTGCCAAACAAGAATTAACAAAG GAATATGTTGTAGAGGACCGAGAAGATAATAAAAATCCCCCTGAGCTAGACCCCAACCATGTGACAGAGCTGAGAATGTTGGGCCTTTATTAG
- the LOC112189695 gene encoding E3 ubiquitin-protein ligase MARCHF8 isoform X2, whose product MQLVLNDGREEDNSECEPILSQSENAQRSSEASSSCEITAVLGDIAVTDEESQNLDVNESSKLVISEQPQCRICLDNEGEDLIAPCHCRGTQKYVHRSCLDNWRSTKEGFAFAHCTECREVFILRANVPPDRWWLRLKFQFLVARDHAFIFIIVQLIVAFLGVMVYKFYGEELREMFGYEEHPYGFYTMAGMLTTGFPLKYLKYIVCVFCHQH is encoded by the exons ATGCAATTAGTATTAAATGATGGTCGTGAGGAAGATAATTCGGAGTGTGAGCCCATCTTAAGTCAGTCTGAAAATGCACAAAGATCATCCGAAGCTTCGTCCTCGTGTGAAATTACAGCTGTGCTAGGTGACATTGCTGTTACTGATGAAGAGTCGCAAAATCTAGATGTCAACGAGAGTTCTAAGTTGGTGATTTCAGAGCAACCACAATGCCGTATTTGTCTTGATAATGAAG gagaAGACCTGATTGCTCCATGCCATTGCAGAGGTACCCAGAAATATGTTCATAGATCATGTCTTGATAACTGGAGGTCCACAAAG GAGGGCTTCGCTTTTGCCCATTGTACAGAATGCAGGGAAGTATTCATATTACGAGCTAATGTACCTCCGGATCGCTGGTGGTTGAGACTAAAATTTCAGTTTCTTGTTGCTAGAGACCATGCATTCATTTTTATTATCGTTCAACTG ATTGTGGCATTCTTGGGAGTGATGGTATACAAGTTTTATGGAGAGGAACTACGGGAAATGTTTGGTTATGAAGAGCACCCATATGGGTTTTATACTATGGCTGGTATGCTAACTACTGGCTTCCCTCTGAAGTACCTTaaatatat tgtgtgtgtgttctgtCACCAACACTGA
- the LOC112183471 gene encoding egg cell-secreted protein 1.1: protein MDPFTLSNNHQASSKHISAFDFGSSSFATMSRAAQVIFCLVLMATCAATGLVHQPLLASPPLINIPGLLPPGFPGLLPPTNPNDIAKCWSSLRNIQGCVSEIFTSIFTHKIEVSPACCKAFLAIEESCWPKMFPLTPFFAPLLKNTCAQKAALV, encoded by the coding sequence ATGGATCCTTTTACTCTCTCCAACAATCATCAAGCATCAAGCAAACATATTAGcgcttttgattttgggagttcCAGCTTTGCCACCATGTCTAGAGCAGCTCAAGTGATATTTTGCCTAGTGCTAATGGCAACATGCGCCGCAACCGGGCTAGTGCATCAGCCACTCCTAGCATCACCTCCCCTCATTAACATTCCAGGCCTATTGCCGCCAGGGTTCCCCGGCCTACTGCCACCAACAAACCCAAATGACATAGCAAAGTGTTGGTCTTCACTTCGGAACATTCAAGGGTGTGTATCGGAAATCTTTACCTCAATCTTTACTCACAAAATAGAAGTAAGCCCTGCCTGTTGTAAAGCTTTCCTTGCAATTGAAGAGAGTTGCTGGCCGAAAATGTTCCCCTTAACTCCTTTCTTTGCGCCATTGCTCAAGAACACTTGTGCTCAGAAGGCGGCTCTTGTTTAA
- the LOC112187780 gene encoding uncharacterized protein LOC112187780 yields MARSLSQTLTLTRHLSPKTSSSFITLRAQSNLPFHHDQSDPSAADSSATVDPLLRKLEDAIHRIIVRKSAPDWLPFVPGASYWVPPPRSRSHGLAQLVEKLANPMTEEESMSMTTVRGWPSSAYFIQGSPPLMEAFVPKSDNAEQRLDSADRKSDNAPNSEEEEEEG; encoded by the exons ATGGCAAGGTCTCTCTCCCAAACCCTGACCCTCACCCGCCACCTCTCCCCCAAAACGTCGTCGTCTTTCATAACCCTCCGCGCCCAATCCAACCTCCCCTTCCACCATGACCAATCCGATCCGTCCGCCGCCGACTCCTCCGCCACCGTCGATCCCCTCCTCCGCAAGCTCGAGGACGCCATCCACCGCATCATCGTCCGCAAGTCCGCCCCCGATTGGCTCCCCTTCGTCCCCGGCGCCTCCTACTGGGTCCCGCCGCCGCGGTCCAGATCCCACGGCCTCGCCCAGCTCGTCGAGAAGCTCGCCAATCCCATGACCGAGGAGGAGTCCATGTCCATGACCACCGTTCGCGGCTGGCCTTCCTCCGCTTATTTCATTCAAG GTTCACCTCCACTGATGGAGGCATTCGTTCCGAAATCTGATAATGCGGAGCAAAGGTTGGATAGTGCCGATCGTAAGTCGGATAATGCACCCAAttctgaggaggaggaggaagaaggatGA
- the LOC112190935 gene encoding uncharacterized protein LOC112190935 has product MELKHTRIASTVLILLCILVYTFAFTVRDGEEREREEVRIAKPSLWEIFKNGFSVYTSSPLKVTSYWEKVKSLVRQLHAYFFPPNLDFRGTSSSEEARIDQPSSPRIGGDGGGGAGEKVKEAVSKSFGKSKATVEDTAKSAAKAVGETVQKTKEKVKRSFSNREAGHQTHEPEL; this is encoded by the exons ATGGaactcaaacacacaagaaTTGCTTCTACTGTTCTGATTCTTCTCTGCATCCTCGTCTATACTTTTGCATTTACGGTTCGAGATGGCGAAGAGCGAGAGAGGGAAGAAGTACGAATTGCCAAACCATCGTTATGGGAGATTTTCAAAAATGGCTTCTCAGTGTACACATCTTCGCCTTTGAAAGTTACAAGCTACTGGGAGAAGGTCAAGTCGCTTGTACGCCAACTACATGCCTACTTCTTCCCTCCCAATTTGGA TTTTAGGGGAACTAGCAGTAgtgaagaagcaagaatcgatcAACCTAGCAGTCCTAGaattggtggtgatggtggagGTGGAGCTGGAGAGAAGGTGAAAGAGGCGGTGAGCAAGAGTTTCGGGAAGAGCAAAGCAACTGTGGAGGACACGGCTAAATCAGCTGCTAAAGCAGTAGGTGAAACTGTGCAGAAGACCAAGGAGAAGGTGAAAAGGAGCTTTTCTAACAGAGAAGCAGGTCATCAAACTCATGAACCCGAGCTGtga
- the LOC112190851 gene encoding polygalacturonase, producing MAIINHFCSCLLLIFLLFMISLFGLSNAAATYNVMKYGAKADGKTDSTQAFVKTWAAACSSAQTATMYVPKGSFLLKAAVFRGPCKSRIIVQIYGTLIAPTDYWALGNSGHWILFIKVNRLEVLGGRLDAKGAGFWACRKSGKSCPVGARSITFNWANDVVISGLSSVNSQLTHLVINSCNNVAVRNVTLYAPDDSPNTDGIHVQGSTGVTITGATLMTGDDCVSIGPGTKNLYMSNIRCGPGHGVSIGSLGRAVNEAGVQNVTLTNAVFTGSDNGVRIKSWARPSTGFVTNILFQNIMMRNVENPIIINQNYCPHNQGCPNQSSGVKISQVTYKNIQGTSATAEAVTFDCSPSNPCRGIRLHDIKLTYLNKVATSSCNNIGGTSTGVVMPRSCLRS from the exons ATGGCTATCATCAATCACTTCTGCTCATGCCTACTACTTATCTTTCTCTTGTTCATGATATCCTTGTTCGGGTTATCGAATGCAGCCGCAACTTATAATGTGATGAAATATGGTGCAAAAGCAGATGGGAAAACAGACTCAACCCAAGCATTTGTCAAGACATGGGCAGCAGCATGCAGCTCTGCTCAGACAGCCACCATGTACGTCCCCAAAGGAAGTTTCTTGCTGAAAGCTGCAGTGTTCAGAGGCCCTTGCAAGAGTAGAATTATCGTTCAGATATACGGAACCCTGATTGCCCCTACTGATTATTGGGCTTTGGGAAACTCCGGTCACTGGATCTTGTTCATTAAGGTCAATAGACTTGAAGTTTTAGGTGGTAGACTCGACGCCAAGGGAGCTGGCTTTTGGGCTTGCAGGAAATCAGGAAAGAGCTGCCCTGTTGGAGCTAGG TCGATAACGTTCAATTGGGCAAATGACGTTGTGATAAGTGGTTTATCATCCGTCAACAGTCAGTTAACTCATCTTGTGATCAACAGCTGCAACAATGTGGCTGTCCGAAACGTTACGCTGTATGCTCCGGATGACAGccccaacactgacggcattcATGTGCAGGGCTCAACTGGGGTTACTATCACTGGTGCAACCTTGATGACCGGAGACGATTGTGTATCAATTGGTCCTGGAACCAAAAACCTGTACATGAGTAACATCAGGTGCGGCCCAGGACATGGCGTAAG CATTGGTAGTCTAGGCAGGGCAGTGAACGAAGCTGGGGTCCAAAATGTGACGTTGACGAATGCAGTTTTCACCGGATCGGACAATGGAGTACGAATAAAGTCATGGGCGAGGCCCAGCACTGGGTTTGTGACCAACATTCTCTTCCAGAACATCATGATGAGGAACGTTGAGAACCCCATCATCATCAATCAGAACTATTGCCCACATAACCAAGGTTGCCCTAACCAG AGTTCTGGTGTGAAGATTAGTCAAGTAACATATAAGAATATACAAGGGACGTCGGCAACGGCGGAGGCGGTGACATTTGACTGCAGCCCAAGTAATCCGTGCAGAGGGATTAGATTGCATGACATCAAGCTTACATACCTAAATAAGGTAGCCACATCTTCATGCAATAACATTGGTGGAACCAGCACCGGAGTAGTCATGCCCAGGAGTTGCTTGAGAAGTTGA